TACTAAACAAGTGTTTGAAAATTTTGTGGAGGGTAAATCCAACCAGTTGGCGCGCGCGATTGCGCAAAAAGTGGCGAACAATCCGGGTGAACAAAGTGCTAATCCGTTGTTTTTATATGGTGGCACGGGGTTAGGGAAAACTCACTTGTTGCATGCGGTAGGTAATGGCATTTGTGCACATAATCCCAATGCACGGGTCATTTATATTCATGCTGAACGCTTTATGCAGGAATATGTCAAGTCCTTGAAATCTGATACGATGGAAAAATTCAAAAAATTTTACCGCACTTTGGATGCGTTATTAATTGACGATATTCAGTTTTTTGCCGGTAAAGATGGGACACAAGAGGAATTCTTCCATATTTTCAATTCCTTATTTGAGAGTAGTCGGCAGATTATTCTCACCTCAGATCGCTATCCGAAAGAGATTGAAAAAATTGAAGATCGCTTAAAATCCCGCTTTGGCTGGGGCTTGACTATTGCGATTGAGCCACCGGATTTGGAAACGCGTGTGGCAATTTTGTTGAAAAAAGCAGAAGAAAAAAATCAAGAACGTCGTGAAAAAGAAGCCAAAGAGGCAATTATTTTGCCGGAAGAAGTAGCATTTTTTGTGGGGCAAAAATTGCGTTCTAATGTGCGTGAACTTGAAGGTTCATTAAACAAACTTTTTGCTATGGCGGAGTTTAAAGGCGAAAAAGTGATCAGCATTGATTTTGTACGCGAAACACTAAAAGATATGTTGGCGTTGCAAGATAAATTGGTGACGGTGGATAATATTCAAAAAGTGGTAGCGGAATACTATCGCATTAAAGTGTCTGATTTAAAATCAAAAAATCGTTCCCGTTCCATTGCGCGCCCTCGTCAGTTGGCGATGGCGTTGGCAAAAGAACTGACCAACCGCAGTTTGCCGGAAATTGGGAAAGGGTTTGGTGATCGTGATCATACCACGGTGCTTCACGCTTGTCGGACGATTGCAACGCTACGCGAAGAAGATAATAATATTCAAGAAGATTGGTCAAATTTAATCCGTACTTTATCGGCATAAGGGGCTAAATTATGCAATTTATTGTTTCAAGAGAAAATTTATTAAAACCATTACAGCAAGTTTGTGGCGTATTGAGTAATCGTCCGAATATTCCTGTGTTAAACAATGTGTTATTGCAAATTACCGGCGACCGTTTGACCTTAACCGGGACGGATTTGGAAGTCGAGTTATCCACTCAAACCCAACTTTCACAAGCGGAACAAGACGGAACCTTTACCATTCCGGCGAAAAAATTTCTTGATATTTGCCGCAGTTTTGCCGAAGACGCGGAAATTACGGTGAAGTTCGAAGAAGATCGTGCCATTGTGCGTTCTGGGCGGAGTAAATTTAATTTGACCACCTTATCGGCGGAAGAATATCCAAATTTAGCAGATTGGCAATCGCAAGTGGATTTTAGCTTGTCGCACAGCACCTTGCGTCGTTTAATTGAGGCTACTCAATTTTCTATGGCAAATCAAGATGCACGTTATTTTTTAAATGGGATGAAATTTGAAACCGAAGGCAATTTGTTGCGCACAGTGGCAACTGATGGGCATCGTTTGGCGGTTTGTACTATTGCGTTAGAGCAAGATTTGCAAACCCATTCCGTAATTTTGCCGCGCAAAGGTGTGTTGGAGTTGGCGCGTTTGTTGGAAAATAGCGATCAGCAAGCTCGTTTACAAATCGGTACTAATAATTTGCGGATTGATTTAGGCAGTGTGATTTTTACCTCGAAATTAATTGATGGACGTTTTCCAGATTATCGTCGCGTATTGCCACGTAATGCGCAGCGCATTATGGTGGGAAATTGGGAAACACTAAAACAAGCTTTTGCCCGGGCGGCGATTTTATCAAATGACAAGGTGCGAACTGTGCGTTTGCAGTTGAGTGAAAATGCCATGAAAATTACTGCTACTAACTCCGAGCAAGAAGTGGCGGAGGAGCTGATCGATGTCAATTACAGCGGCGAAGAAATGGAAGTCGGTTTTAATGTCAGTTATATTCTTGATGTGCTTAATGCTTTGAAATGTCAGCAAGTTCGGATGCGTTTAACGGATGCCTCTTCCAGTTGCTTGATTGAAGATGTAGATGATGCCAGCGCGGAATATGTGATTATGCCGATGCGATTATAATAAGTATTTATGGCAATCTCTCGTCTCATTGTTGAACATTTTCGTAATTTAACTGCCGTTGATCTTGCTTTTGATCGCGGATTTAACTTTTTGGTGGGCAATAATGGGAGCGGTAAAACCAGCCTGCTGGAAGCGATTTTTTATTTAGCCCACGGGCGTTCTTTTAAAAGTGCGGTTACAAATCGGATTATTTCTTATGAACAACCGCACTTTACCTTACACGGTAAAATCCACGAGCAACAACATCAATGGTCGGTAGGCTTGCAAAAGCAACGCCAAGGTAATACGGTGCTGAAAATTAATGGCGAAGATGCGAATAAAATTTCCGATTTAGCGCATTTATTGCCGATGCAATTGATTACGCCGGAAGGGTTAACGTTACTAAATGGCGGACCGAGTTACCGACGGGCGTATTTGGACTGGGGATTGTTCCATCATCATGCTTCATTTTATGCCGCTTGGGGAAACCTAAATCGCCTGTTAAAGCAACGCAATTCAGCTTTGCAACAAGTACGTTCTTACCAAGAATTG
This sequence is a window from [Pasteurella] mairii. Protein-coding genes within it:
- the dnaN gene encoding DNA polymerase III subunit beta; translated protein: MQFIVSRENLLKPLQQVCGVLSNRPNIPVLNNVLLQITGDRLTLTGTDLEVELSTQTQLSQAEQDGTFTIPAKKFLDICRSFAEDAEITVKFEEDRAIVRSGRSKFNLTTLSAEEYPNLADWQSQVDFSLSHSTLRRLIEATQFSMANQDARYFLNGMKFETEGNLLRTVATDGHRLAVCTIALEQDLQTHSVILPRKGVLELARLLENSDQQARLQIGTNNLRIDLGSVIFTSKLIDGRFPDYRRVLPRNAQRIMVGNWETLKQAFARAAILSNDKVRTVRLQLSENAMKITATNSEQEVAEELIDVNYSGEEMEVGFNVSYILDVLNALKCQQVRMRLTDASSSCLIEDVDDASAEYVIMPMRL
- the dnaA_1 gene encoding chromosomal replication initiator protein DnaA — its product is MKPTSTSLWQDCLLLLQDQISATDFDTWLRPLQADISSDSTIVLYAPNIFVRSWVEAHYLEQITKLVQQLAQNTNLIVRIQDGIKPAAKPVQRQEKVVSQPAVSEEAEVKSTYRSNLNTKQVFENFVEGKSNQLARAIAQKVANNPGEQSANPLFLYGGTGLGKTHLLHAVGNGICAHNPNARVIYIHAERFMQEYVKSLKSDTMEKFKKFYRTLDALLIDDIQFFAGKDGTQEEFFHIFNSLFESSRQIILTSDRYPKEIEKIEDRLKSRFGWGLTIAIEPPDLETRVAILLKKAEEKNQERREKEAKEAIILPEEVAFFVGQKLRSNVRELEGSLNKLFAMAEFKGEKVISIDFVRETLKDMLALQDKLVTVDNIQKVVAEYYRIKVSDLKSKNRSRSIARPRQLAMALAKELTNRSLPEIGKGFGDRDHTTVLHACRTIATLREEDNNIQEDWSNLIRTLSA